From a single bacterium genomic region:
- a CDS encoding helix-turn-helix domain-containing protein, whose protein sequence is MGVAAAAVVLSEDERVELEGLVRSPSTAQGAALRARMILLLAAGMSITETAVRVGVWRKTVSQWRARWLASAGSGAALERLSDAPRCGAPCRITAEEYCAIIALACKRPRDCGLPLSHWSASDLAREALRQGLVERLSPRSAGRLLKRCGSQAASPAGLADAQVRSPL, encoded by the coding sequence GAGGATGAGCGCGTTGAACTGGAGGGCCTCGTGCGTTCGCCCTCGACGGCGCAGGGCGCTGCCTTGCGGGCGCGAATGATCTTGCTATTGGCCGCGGGCATGAGCATCACCGAGACGGCGGTGCGCGTGGGCGTCTGGCGCAAGACGGTGAGCCAATGGCGCGCGCGTTGGCTTGCCAGCGCGGGTTCGGGGGCGGCGCTCGAGCGCTTGAGCGACGCGCCGCGCTGTGGTGCGCCCTGTCGCATCACGGCCGAGGAGTACTGCGCGATCATCGCCTTGGCCTGCAAGCGGCCGCGGGACTGCGGGCTGCCCTTGAGCCACTGGAGCGCCAGCGATCTCGCCCGCGAGGCGCTGCGCCAAGGGCTCGTCGAGCGCCTCTCGCCCCGCAGCGCGGGGCGCCTTTTAAAAAGGTGCGGATCTCAAGCCGCATCGCCTGCGGGCCTGGCTGACGCCCAAGTCCGATCCCCACTTTGA